A part of Haloarchaeobius sp. HME9146 genomic DNA contains:
- a CDS encoding TrkA family potassium uptake protein: MKFVIVGYGRVGTRTCRILAEEGHEVIVVDNDYDKVQRARKEGFTVVEGDGEEEDVLEEAGIADADAIAALTPDLNVNFTACMVGKHHGARTVLRIDEDYREDIYEKYANDVDEVIYPERLGAAGAKTAMLGGDFNVLADITEKLQFSVFEIPADSPLVGKRVVEVDLPEEARIYAHGHANESLTIPMPTTSIEAGDQLAVVVETERVGEVRDALSA, encoded by the coding sequence ATGAAGTTCGTTATCGTGGGCTACGGTCGCGTCGGAACCCGAACCTGCCGCATCCTCGCGGAGGAGGGTCACGAGGTAATCGTCGTCGACAACGACTACGACAAGGTCCAACGTGCACGCAAAGAGGGCTTCACCGTCGTCGAGGGCGACGGCGAGGAGGAGGACGTTCTCGAAGAGGCCGGTATCGCGGACGCCGACGCCATCGCCGCACTCACGCCCGACCTGAACGTGAACTTCACCGCCTGCATGGTCGGGAAACACCACGGGGCCCGTACCGTCTTGCGCATCGACGAGGACTACCGGGAGGACATCTACGAGAAGTACGCCAACGACGTGGACGAGGTCATCTACCCCGAACGCCTCGGGGCCGCAGGCGCGAAGACCGCCATGCTCGGCGGCGACTTCAACGTCCTCGCGGACATCACGGAGAAACTCCAGTTCTCCGTGTTCGAGATTCCGGCGGACTCCCCGCTCGTCGGCAAGCGCGTCGTCGAGGTCGACCTCCCGGAGGAGGCCCGCATCTACGCCCACGGCCACGCGAACGAGTCCCTGACCATCCCGATGCCGACCACGAGCATCGAGGCCGGAGACCAGCTCGCCGTCGTCGTCGAGACCGAACGCGTCGGTGAGGTACGAGACGCACTGTCGGCCTGA
- a CDS encoding branched-chain amino acid ABC transporter permease: MSTTQLTRERLVNVSPVWWVVGVVTLVLLGITAAVDPGLFIDQAIGGLVYGMVLVLITLGLSLILGLMGIVNFAHGAFFMLGAYASYSVVVTLGLPFWAALVLVPVFVGVVGVLLEMTVLRYLYDQDPIVSLLATFGLTMMMEQVIESHWGTQPLGYDKPGLLAASVDLGPTQVGAFRLFIVAVAVVTVVAVYALISKTDYGLTVRAGVQDGEMTEFVGVNLPFRFTTMFFVGAAIAGLAGALYAPEYTMNTTMGETFVILAFVVVVVGGVGSLFGSVVSGIIIGEARFLVPAIGDALSEVTGIGVLGADIGGIVPYLVMVLILLVRPRGLFGEEGFLE; this comes from the coding sequence ATGAGCACGACACAACTCACGCGTGAGCGACTCGTGAACGTCTCGCCCGTCTGGTGGGTGGTCGGCGTCGTGACGCTCGTCCTGCTGGGCATCACGGCGGCGGTCGACCCGGGGCTGTTCATCGACCAGGCCATCGGTGGCCTCGTCTACGGGATGGTCCTGGTGCTCATCACGCTCGGGCTGTCGCTCATCCTCGGGCTGATGGGCATCGTGAACTTCGCCCACGGGGCGTTCTTCATGCTCGGCGCGTACGCCTCGTACTCGGTCGTCGTCACGCTGGGGCTGCCGTTCTGGGCGGCCCTCGTGCTCGTCCCCGTCTTCGTCGGGGTCGTCGGTGTGTTGCTCGAGATGACGGTCCTCAGGTACCTGTACGACCAGGACCCCATCGTCAGCCTGCTCGCGACGTTCGGCCTGACGATGATGATGGAGCAGGTCATCGAGAGCCACTGGGGCACCCAGCCGCTGGGCTACGACAAGCCCGGCCTGCTCGCGGCGAGCGTCGACCTCGGCCCGACGCAGGTGGGCGCGTTCCGCCTGTTCATCGTCGCGGTCGCGGTCGTCACGGTCGTCGCCGTCTACGCACTCATCTCGAAGACCGACTACGGCCTGACCGTCCGGGCCGGCGTGCAGGACGGCGAGATGACCGAGTTCGTCGGCGTGAACCTCCCGTTCCGCTTCACCACGATGTTCTTCGTGGGGGCGGCCATCGCGGGCCTCGCCGGCGCGCTCTATGCGCCCGAGTACACGATGAACACGACGATGGGCGAGACGTTCGTCATCCTCGCGTTCGTCGTGGTCGTGGTCGGCGGCGTCGGCAGCCTGTTCGGCAGCGTCGTCAGCGGCATCATCATCGGCGAGGCGCGTTTCCTCGTCCCGGCGATTGGCGACGCGCTGTCGGAGGTCACCGGTATCGGCGTCCTCGGGGCGGACATCGGCGGCATCGTGCCGTATCTGGTGATGGTGCTCATCCTGCTGGTCAGACCACGCGGCCTGTTCGGCGAGGAGGGGTTCCTCGAATGA
- a CDS encoding ABC transporter ATP-binding protein — protein MSGEAPGKMDVDVDPAVPRSEAALATDGLRKTFGEVTAVDDVSLGIEPGELRAVIGPNGAGKTTLFNSVMGTLEPTAGRIYLDGTDITDDPEYDRPHQGLARSFQSNELFADQTVLENVRVVAQTTERGDFSWDLFRDHREVGEDAAREHLRRVGLDADPDTLAKNLSHGDQRRLGIAMALATDPDVLLLDEPTSGMSPDATNATAELIQSLQSELGLTLVLIEHDMDVVLAISDRISVLNRGSIIATGTPEEVQADERVQDAYLGGIREEL, from the coding sequence ATGAGCGGTGAAGCACCGGGCAAGATGGACGTCGACGTCGACCCGGCGGTCCCCAGAAGCGAGGCAGCCCTCGCCACCGACGGGCTCCGGAAGACCTTCGGCGAGGTGACCGCGGTCGACGACGTCTCGCTCGGCATCGAACCGGGCGAGCTCCGGGCCGTCATCGGCCCGAACGGGGCCGGGAAGACCACCCTGTTCAACTCCGTCATGGGCACCCTGGAACCGACCGCGGGGCGCATCTACCTCGACGGCACCGACATCACGGACGACCCGGAGTACGACCGCCCCCACCAGGGGCTGGCACGGTCGTTCCAGTCGAACGAACTCTTCGCCGACCAGACCGTCCTGGAGAACGTTCGCGTGGTCGCCCAGACCACCGAGCGCGGCGACTTCAGCTGGGACCTGTTCCGCGACCACCGCGAGGTCGGCGAGGACGCGGCCCGCGAGCACCTCCGGCGCGTCGGCCTCGACGCCGACCCTGACACGCTCGCGAAGAACCTGAGCCACGGCGACCAGCGCCGCCTCGGCATCGCCATGGCGCTCGCCACGGACCCGGACGTGCTGTTGCTCGACGAGCCGACCTCGGGGATGAGCCCGGACGCGACGAACGCGACCGCCGAACTCATCCAGTCGCTCCAGTCCGAGCTGGGGCTCACGCTCGTCCTCATCGAGCACGACATGGACGTCGTGCTCGCCATCAGCGACCGCATCAGCGTGCTCAACCGCGGGTCGATAATCGCGACGGGCACGCCCGAGGAGGTCCAGGCGGACGAACGAGTCCAGGACGCCTATCTCGGCGGCATCAGGGAGGAACTATGA
- a CDS encoding ABC transporter ATP-binding protein encodes MSSDAATPRDDASDADGDAADGPVVLDVAGLEAGYETGQVLFGVDLSIHEGELVSLLGRNGAGKTTTIRAIMGGDVPEVTNGDVRYRGESILGLESYQRANRGIAIVPEKRRCFPRLSVVENIQLAVNTVDDSLSVDAVLEFFPELDDMREKHARNMSGGEQQMLAIARALAANPDLMLLDEPFEGLAPYIVRRIEDIIADINDEKGVTVFFVEQNVAAALAIGSRHYILDEGQIVAEVSTDRLRKDDALRQTYLGV; translated from the coding sequence ATGAGTTCTGACGCAGCCACACCACGCGACGACGCATCGGACGCAGATGGAGACGCGGCGGACGGGCCGGTCGTCCTCGACGTGGCCGGCCTCGAAGCCGGCTACGAGACGGGACAGGTGCTGTTCGGCGTCGACCTCTCCATCCACGAGGGCGAACTCGTCTCGTTGCTCGGCCGTAACGGCGCAGGCAAGACGACGACCATCCGGGCTATCATGGGCGGCGACGTGCCCGAGGTGACCAACGGCGACGTCCGCTACCGCGGCGAGTCCATCCTCGGGCTGGAGTCCTACCAGCGCGCGAACCGGGGCATCGCCATCGTCCCCGAGAAGCGACGCTGCTTCCCGCGGCTCTCGGTCGTCGAGAACATCCAGCTCGCGGTGAACACCGTCGACGACTCGCTGTCGGTGGACGCGGTCCTCGAGTTCTTCCCGGAACTCGACGACATGCGGGAGAAGCACGCCCGGAACATGAGCGGGGGCGAACAGCAGATGCTCGCCATCGCCCGGGCGCTGGCCGCGAACCCGGACCTGATGCTGCTCGACGAACCGTTCGAGGGGCTCGCGCCCTACATCGTCCGGCGTATCGAGGACATCATCGCGGACATCAACGACGAGAAGGGCGTGACCGTCTTCTTCGTCGAGCAGAACGTCGCGGCCGCGCTCGCCATCGGGTCGCGCCACTACATCCTCGACGAGGGCCAGATCGTCGCCGAGGTCAGCACGGACCGACTCCGAAAAGACGACGCCCTTCGGCAGACGTACCTCGGGGTATGA
- a CDS encoding dihydrodipicolinate synthase family protein, which translates to MRGTGLPLVTPFSDDESIDEGALRELVAWVTDAGVDFIVPCGSNSEAALLTPEERTRVVEVVADETDLPVLAGTGHPGLHQTREQTAAAAEAGADAALVVTPFYHQHDQAAMADYYRDVADASAIPIYLYSVPKYTDTVLQPETVGELASHPNIAGIKDSSGSLEALQRTISRTDDADFDVLVGSGSIFAAGLEYGAAGGVLAMANVVPDLASEVYARQQAGDIAGARELNQSLVELNRAVTAGHGVPGLKAAMRHRGQPAGRTRRPFTPVDADAEETLASLVDGALDDART; encoded by the coding sequence ATGCGAGGAACCGGACTACCGCTCGTGACGCCCTTCAGCGACGACGAGAGCATCGACGAGGGCGCGCTCCGAGAACTGGTCGCGTGGGTCACCGACGCGGGGGTCGACTTCATCGTCCCCTGCGGGTCGAACAGCGAGGCGGCGCTGCTCACACCGGAGGAACGGACCCGGGTGGTCGAGGTCGTCGCCGACGAGACCGACCTGCCCGTGCTCGCGGGGACCGGCCACCCCGGGCTGCACCAGACCCGCGAGCAGACCGCCGCCGCGGCCGAGGCGGGTGCGGACGCCGCCCTGGTCGTCACCCCGTTCTACCACCAGCACGACCAGGCGGCCATGGCCGACTACTACCGTGACGTGGCCGACGCGAGTGCCATCCCCATCTACCTCTACAGCGTCCCGAAGTACACCGACACGGTGCTCCAGCCCGAGACGGTCGGCGAACTGGCGAGCCACCCCAACATCGCGGGCATCAAGGACTCCAGCGGGAGCCTGGAGGCGCTCCAGCGCACCATCTCACGGACCGACGACGCGGACTTCGACGTCCTCGTCGGGAGCGGGAGCATCTTCGCTGCCGGCCTCGAGTACGGTGCTGCCGGCGGCGTCCTGGCGATGGCGAACGTCGTCCCCGACCTGGCCAGCGAGGTGTACGCGCGACAGCAGGCTGGCGACATCGCGGGTGCACGCGAGCTGAACCAGTCGCTCGTCGAACTGAATCGCGCCGTCACGGCGGGACACGGCGTCCCCGGGCTGAAGGCCGCGATGCGCCACCGTGGGCAACCGGCCGGCAGGACGCGCCGTCCCTTCACGCCGGTCGACGCCGACGCCGAGGAGACACTCGCCTCACTCGTCGACGGCGCGCTCGACGACGCCCGGACCTGA
- a CDS encoding TOBE domain-containing protein, with the protein MEGDFEAGLRSGDVTFGADDATLLRAIDDAGSLNRAADDLGRSYARALARLQSLEGAFGSLVERTRGGSGGGGSQLTPQARDLLARLQRLSAEFAGVAEADETVLDGRVVDRDGELGTVETAVGRLRALVPAEATDVQVWLRADAVTLHEPADAPAAGGTSARNRFEGTVSEVDAGQAIATVTVDVGAESPLSALVTMDSVARLGLEPGRQVVVTAKATATRAVAAPAADSGPGVVERAVDE; encoded by the coding sequence ATGGAGGGTGACTTCGAGGCAGGCCTGCGGTCGGGCGACGTGACCTTCGGAGCCGACGACGCGACGCTACTGCGGGCCATCGACGACGCGGGCTCGCTGAACCGGGCCGCGGACGACCTCGGTCGCTCGTACGCCCGGGCACTCGCCCGGCTCCAGTCGCTGGAGGGCGCGTTTGGGTCGCTGGTCGAGCGGACCCGCGGTGGGTCGGGTGGTGGCGGGAGCCAGCTCACCCCGCAGGCCAGGGACCTGCTCGCGCGCCTCCAGCGCCTCAGCGCCGAGTTCGCCGGGGTCGCGGAGGCCGACGAGACGGTCCTCGACGGTCGGGTCGTCGACCGCGACGGGGAACTCGGGACGGTCGAGACGGCCGTCGGCCGGCTGCGGGCACTGGTTCCCGCCGAGGCGACCGACGTGCAGGTCTGGCTCCGCGCGGACGCGGTGACGCTCCACGAGCCAGCCGACGCGCCCGCTGCCGGCGGCACCAGCGCCCGGAACCGGTTCGAGGGGACCGTGTCGGAGGTCGATGCCGGCCAGGCCATCGCCACCGTCACCGTGGACGTGGGCGCGGAGTCGCCGCTGTCGGCACTCGTGACGATGGACAGCGTGGCGCGACTGGGGCTGGAACCCGGCCGTCAGGTCGTCGTAACTGCGAAGGCGACGGCGACCCGGGCCGTGGCTGCACCCGCGGCCGATTCAGGTCCGGGCGTCGTCGAGCGCGCCGTCGACGAGTGA
- a CDS encoding ABC transporter permease has translation MEDQTATGTAPMSDTLGRGSLAVAVATVQFAVFAGLVVLDMPTLYVPFALASAATLGYVSDRGWFGLATATLGTVLLLALALPLGLFVARQKPALVADALTDPAVHQMLYLTIYAPLVAAVVALLFGVPLAYLLARGFPGDAVIAALVDLPLVVPHSVAGILILFGFGRRGVLPGVSVLGTMAGMVLALSFVAAPFAVNAARDAFEAVDPRLEYAARSHGATQTDTFLRVSLPLAKRGIATGGVLAWARGVSEFGAVAVVAYTVEFFYPPALDTVLGTHAPVYIFQQYNQAGLDQSGSVAFVLLVLSLLIFLLVRWLGFGQLGGAS, from the coding sequence ATGGAAGACCAGACGGCAACCGGGACAGCCCCGATGAGCGACACGCTCGGCCGCGGCTCGCTCGCCGTCGCCGTTGCGACGGTCCAGTTCGCCGTCTTCGCTGGCCTCGTCGTCCTCGACATGCCGACGCTCTACGTCCCGTTCGCGCTCGCCAGCGCCGCCACGCTGGGGTACGTCAGCGACCGGGGCTGGTTCGGCCTCGCCACCGCGACCCTCGGCACGGTCCTCTTGCTGGCGCTCGCCCTCCCACTCGGGCTGTTCGTCGCCCGACAGAAGCCCGCTCTCGTCGCCGACGCCCTCACGGACCCGGCCGTCCACCAGATGCTGTACCTGACGATATACGCGCCGCTGGTCGCCGCGGTCGTCGCCCTGCTGTTCGGCGTCCCGCTGGCGTACCTGCTCGCCAGAGGCTTCCCCGGTGACGCGGTCATCGCCGCCCTCGTCGACCTCCCCCTCGTGGTTCCGCACTCGGTCGCGGGCATCCTCATCCTGTTCGGTTTCGGTCGCCGAGGCGTCCTCCCGGGCGTCTCCGTCCTCGGCACGATGGCCGGCATGGTGCTCGCCCTCTCGTTCGTCGCCGCCCCCTTCGCGGTCAATGCAGCCCGCGACGCCTTCGAGGCGGTCGACCCCAGACTCGAATACGCTGCCCGGAGCCACGGCGCGACCCAGACCGACACGTTCCTCCGGGTGAGTCTCCCGCTCGCCAAGCGCGGCATCGCGACCGGCGGCGTCCTCGCGTGGGCCCGCGGTGTCAGCGAGTTCGGCGCGGTCGCCGTCGTCGCCTACACGGTCGAGTTCTTCTACCCGCCCGCGCTCGACACGGTCCTCGGCACGCACGCCCCGGTGTACATCTTCCAGCAGTACAACCAGGCCGGTCTCGACCAGTCCGGGTCGGTCGCGTTCGTCCTGCTCGTGCTCTCGCTCCTGATATTCCTGCTCGTCAGATGGCTCGGCTTCGGCCAGCTGGGTGGTGCCTCGTGA
- a CDS encoding LUD domain-containing protein, whose amino-acid sequence MSTGITDAFTESVAETGATVDVVPAADAESAIAAAVDAPAVGTPLPFEGVGLPEPVGTDPSPSDLADAETGVTPARLGVAALGSILIRSTPEGDEPVSLYPNRHVAVVAASALVDGTRDAVDWLADEFESGRDSYVFATGPSATADMGGLVEGVHGPNEVHVIVIEDR is encoded by the coding sequence ATGAGTACGGGTATCACAGACGCGTTCACGGAGTCGGTCGCCGAGACCGGCGCGACAGTCGATGTCGTCCCTGCGGCGGACGCTGAATCCGCAATCGCGGCGGCGGTCGACGCGCCCGCTGTCGGGACACCGCTGCCGTTCGAGGGCGTCGGCCTCCCGGAGCCGGTTGGAACCGACCCCAGTCCGTCTGACCTCGCCGACGCGGAGACGGGTGTCACGCCCGCCCGCCTCGGTGTGGCCGCGCTCGGCAGCATCCTCATCCGGTCGACGCCCGAGGGCGACGAGCCGGTGAGCCTCTACCCGAACCGCCACGTCGCGGTCGTCGCGGCCAGCGCGCTCGTCGACGGGACCCGGGACGCGGTCGACTGGCTCGCCGACGAGTTTGAGTCCGGGCGCGATTCCTACGTGTTCGCGACCGGTCCGTCCGCGACGGCCGACATGGGTGGCCTCGTCGAAGGGGTCCACGGCCCGAACGAAGTACACGTCATCGTCATCGAAGACAGATGA
- a CDS encoding ABC transporter substrate-binding protein, producing MGGTNNRGTGTSRRTALKTLGAAGVAGLTGLSGCLGGLGGGGGGTDTLTVGYTTSLSGPFAVFGESALDGAKMAVEDLKDELGVDIEIVTGDTKLEPSTGVSRMKKLVTEDGADFTMGAVSSSVALKMGEWASQNEVVYFPTGAHSDALTGSGCGKYVFRPTTSNSMLAATIGEEMANQADNWYLLYSDYSWGQTAQAAVTRILESQGKTVVGKSATPFPNDDYAPYLNEAKSADADGIGMLVAGLDLRKATNQLLAKGMHENHVLAMHQLEDAVYNDKKAASVLDAAGQVWGPGVDNSASNDFATRVAENSETSPYVRHYLGYVAMDQAVRAAVRADSSGAEEMRSALEGHEVTSPAKDIKGGEKMYWREGDHQLIQPTFSMEALPESDMQDDPYKRWFTATKTFAGDDVARSVADTGCSF from the coding sequence ATGGGTGGCACCAACAATCGCGGCACGGGAACGAGTAGACGTACTGCACTGAAGACCCTCGGCGCGGCCGGGGTCGCCGGCCTCACCGGACTCTCGGGCTGTCTCGGCGGCCTGGGTGGTGGCGGTGGTGGCACCGACACGTTGACAGTCGGCTACACGACCTCGCTGTCCGGCCCGTTCGCCGTGTTCGGCGAGTCGGCGCTCGACGGCGCGAAGATGGCGGTCGAGGACCTCAAGGACGAACTCGGCGTCGACATCGAGATCGTCACCGGCGACACGAAGCTCGAACCGAGCACCGGCGTCAGCCGGATGAAGAAGCTCGTCACGGAGGACGGCGCAGACTTCACCATGGGCGCGGTCTCCTCCAGTGTGGCGCTGAAGATGGGCGAGTGGGCCTCGCAGAACGAGGTCGTCTACTTCCCGACCGGCGCGCACAGTGACGCGCTGACGGGGAGCGGCTGTGGCAAGTACGTGTTCCGGCCGACGACCTCGAACTCGATGCTCGCGGCGACCATCGGCGAGGAGATGGCGAACCAGGCGGACAACTGGTACCTGCTGTACTCCGATTACTCGTGGGGCCAGACCGCCCAGGCGGCGGTCACGCGCATCCTCGAATCGCAGGGCAAGACCGTCGTCGGGAAGTCGGCGACGCCGTTCCCCAACGACGACTACGCGCCGTACCTCAACGAGGCGAAGTCTGCCGATGCGGACGGTATCGGCATGCTCGTCGCGGGGCTGGACCTGCGCAAGGCGACGAACCAGCTCCTCGCGAAGGGCATGCACGAGAACCACGTCCTCGCGATGCACCAGCTGGAGGACGCGGTGTACAACGACAAGAAGGCGGCCAGCGTGCTCGACGCGGCCGGTCAGGTCTGGGGTCCCGGCGTGGACAACAGCGCCAGCAACGACTTCGCGACCCGCGTCGCGGAGAACTCCGAGACCAGCCCCTACGTCCGGCACTACCTCGGCTACGTCGCGATGGACCAGGCGGTCCGGGCGGCGGTCCGGGCGGACTCCTCGGGTGCCGAGGAGATGCGCTCGGCCCTCGAAGGCCACGAGGTCACCTCGCCCGCGAAGGACATCAAGGGCGGCGAGAAGATGTACTGGCGCGAGGGCGACCACCAGCTCATCCAGCCGACGTTCAGCATGGAGGCGCTCCCGGAGAGCGACATGCAGGACGACCCCTACAAGCGCTGGTTCACCGCGACCAAGACGTTCGCGGGGGACGACGTGGCGCGTTCGGTGGCCGACACCGGGTGCTCGTTCTAA
- a CDS encoding substrate-binding domain-containing protein, with amino-acid sequence MSEQRYSRRTFLAGAAATGTAALAGCISSFTGGSSGDTATIFHAGSLAAPFGDAEKPFEQQHDAEVVREAKGSVGSTKKITEQGKSAEVLGVSDFRLIRDMMLPDHGDWYSIFATNSMAIAYTDDSTGADEFSTENWWEVLARDDVTFAHSDPAVDPNGYRSRMAMKLGAIEFEGERLYDESTRDTLIEQSKIPSGTETELIGQLESGELDYAWQYKSAGASHDVNVIDLQPAVNLAVADQKHAKHYAKAEVEAGGNTYTGAPIAYGITVPGVAETPDLGAQWVEFMASDEGKAILEDNGFSPVSPLVVPESGKSNVPESVMGMAEAKSSLGPLEL; translated from the coding sequence ATGTCGGAACAACGCTACTCGCGCCGGACGTTCCTCGCCGGCGCGGCCGCGACAGGGACCGCAGCACTCGCCGGGTGTATCTCGTCGTTCACGGGCGGGAGCAGCGGTGACACCGCGACCATCTTCCACGCTGGCAGTCTCGCCGCACCCTTCGGCGACGCCGAGAAACCGTTCGAGCAACAGCACGACGCCGAGGTGGTCCGCGAGGCGAAGGGCTCCGTGGGGTCGACGAAGAAGATAACCGAGCAGGGCAAGTCGGCGGAGGTACTCGGCGTCTCAGACTTCCGGCTCATCCGCGACATGATGCTACCCGACCACGGCGACTGGTACAGCATCTTCGCGACCAACTCGATGGCCATCGCCTACACCGACGACTCGACGGGGGCCGACGAGTTCTCGACCGAGAACTGGTGGGAGGTACTGGCCCGCGACGACGTGACCTTCGCCCACAGCGACCCCGCGGTCGACCCGAACGGCTACCGCTCCCGGATGGCGATGAAACTCGGGGCCATCGAGTTCGAGGGCGAGCGCCTCTACGACGAATCGACCCGCGACACCCTCATCGAGCAGTCGAAGATCCCCTCCGGCACGGAGACCGAGCTCATCGGCCAACTCGAATCCGGCGAGCTCGACTACGCCTGGCAGTACAAGTCCGCGGGCGCGAGCCACGACGTGAACGTCATCGACCTCCAGCCCGCCGTCAACCTCGCCGTCGCGGACCAGAAACACGCCAAGCATTACGCGAAGGCCGAGGTCGAAGCAGGCGGGAACACCTACACGGGCGCGCCCATCGCCTACGGCATCACCGTTCCCGGTGTCGCGGAGACCCCAGACCTCGGCGCGCAGTGGGTCGAGTTCATGGCCAGCGACGAGGGCAAGGCCATCCTCGAGGACAACGGGTTCTCGCCGGTCTCGCCACTGGTCGTCCCCGAGAGCGGGAAGAGCAACGTGCCGGAGAGCGTCATGGGCATGGCCGAGGCGAAGTCCAGCCTCGGTCCCCTGGAACTGTAG
- a CDS encoding branched-chain amino acid ABC transporter permease, whose translation MSGETVHGEAERDSDSLATAKALAQRYRIPLGLIALVVLLKPLVSLPFLLGFEAIAATMLIWMLYVAAFNLLFGYTGLLSFGHAMFLGIGMYAAALGVSGHAGFPVLGFPLSTVLGMVLAAGLGYGIGRLTVQKGEIYFAFLTLAVAQAIHFTANKNPGELTGGSNGISQGVLPGFVETTRGRLSLPLPFDIAGFGSLDWYWFVALVFLAAMLALWQITRSPFGRSLVAIRENENLARAMGVNTTRYKVQSFTLSAMFAALAGALLSINDFGASLETLSVTTSGDTVLMAVLGGVRYFFGPIAGVFLWQFAEEFLTDFGVLDLGIVSLDLAADWPFFLGGIFVIVVVAAPLEGVWGFLTGRISRLVTRVRGDAE comes from the coding sequence ATGAGCGGCGAGACGGTCCACGGCGAGGCCGAACGCGACTCCGATTCCCTCGCCACCGCGAAGGCGCTGGCCCAGCGCTACCGCATCCCACTCGGCCTCATCGCGCTCGTGGTGCTGCTCAAACCACTCGTGTCGCTCCCGTTCCTGCTCGGGTTCGAGGCCATCGCGGCCACGATGCTCATCTGGATGCTGTACGTCGCGGCGTTCAACCTGCTGTTCGGGTACACGGGCTTGCTCTCGTTCGGGCACGCCATGTTCCTCGGCATCGGGATGTACGCCGCCGCGTTGGGCGTCTCCGGGCACGCGGGCTTCCCGGTGCTCGGGTTCCCCCTTTCGACAGTACTCGGGATGGTGCTCGCGGCTGGCCTTGGATATGGAATCGGCCGGCTCACGGTGCAAAAGGGCGAGATATACTTCGCCTTCCTGACGCTGGCGGTCGCCCAGGCCATCCACTTCACGGCGAACAAGAACCCCGGCGAACTCACCGGCGGCTCGAACGGTATCTCCCAGGGCGTCCTGCCCGGCTTCGTCGAGACGACCCGGGGGCGACTCAGTCTGCCCCTCCCGTTCGACATCGCGGGCTTCGGCTCGCTCGACTGGTACTGGTTCGTCGCGCTGGTGTTCCTCGCGGCGATGCTCGCGCTCTGGCAGATCACGCGCTCGCCGTTCGGGCGGTCGCTGGTGGCCATCCGCGAGAACGAGAACCTCGCCCGCGCGATGGGCGTGAACACCACGCGCTACAAGGTGCAGTCGTTCACCCTGAGCGCGATGTTCGCGGCCCTCGCCGGGGCACTGCTCTCCATCAACGACTTCGGGGCGTCACTGGAGACGCTCTCGGTCACCACGAGCGGTGACACCGTCCTGATGGCGGTGCTCGGCGGGGTCCGGTACTTCTTCGGCCCCATCGCCGGGGTGTTCCTCTGGCAGTTCGCCGAGGAGTTCCTCACCGACTTCGGGGTGCTCGACCTCGGTATCGTGAGCCTCGACCTCGCCGCGGACTGGCCGTTCTTCCTCGGTGGCATCTTCGTCATCGTGGTCGTGGCGGCCCCGCTCGAAGGCGTCTGGGGCTTCCTCACCGGTCGCATCTCTCGACTCGTCACGCGGGTCCGGGGTGATGCCGAATGA